GAGATATTTTCGGAGCTGTCGCCGCGCGGGTGGCAGAACTTGTATCACAACGCGGTGGCGGTGCTGCATGAGATTTCGGATTATGAGCTGAAGGTGCGGCTGCAGGATCACGATTTTGCGGAGCGGGTGCGGCGGGTGCTGGCGCATTTTCAGGCCTATTTGAATGAGAAGAACACCTGGGCGGCACAGCATGCGCCGGAGTTCAGCGCGCATCCGGTGGCGTATTTCTGCGCGGAGTTTGGTTTTCATGAGACGCTGCCGATAGCGGCGGGGGGTTTGGGGGTGCTGGCGGGGGATCATGCGAAGGCGGCGAGTGATTTGGGTCTGGGATTTGTGGGGGTGTCGCTGTTTTATCGGGAGGGGTATTTTCAGCAGGCGATCAACCAGGACAACTGGCAGACGGAGTACTACGCGAATTTGAATCCGCGGAATCTGCCGATGGAGCCGGTGTTGAACGCGCGTGGGGAGCCGCTGACGGGGATGGTGCGGATCGCGATGAGCGAGGTGTTGTTCCAGGCGTGGCGGGTGAATGTGGGGCGGTGCGTGGTGTATTTGCTGGACACGAATCTGCCGGAGAACGAGCCGCATTTTCGGGATTTGACGCTGCGGGTGTACGGGGGGGACAGCACGACGCGGATCATGCAGGAGATCTTGCTGGGGGTGGGGGGGGTGCGGTTGCTGCGGGCGCTGGGGATCCAGCCGTCGGTGTTTCACATGAACGAGGGGCATGCGGCGTTTTTGACGCTGGAGCTGATCCGGGAGAAGATGGCGGCGGGGGCGTTGTTTGCGGATGCGCTGGCGGCGACGCGGCAGGAGTGCATTTTCACGACGCACACGCCGGTGGAGGCGGGGCATGATCGGTTCAGTCCGGATTTGATGAGCTACGTGGGGCAGCAATTTTTGCACAATCTGCATTTGACGCTGCCGGAGCTGATGGCGCTGGGGCGGGTGCATCCGGAGGATCCGAAGGAGCCGTTTTGCATGACGGTGCTGGCGTTGAAGTGCTCGCGGGCGGCCAACGGGGTGAGCGAGCTGCACGGGCAGGTGAGCCGGCGGATGTGGCATTGTTTGTATCCGGACCGGCCGGTGGAGGAGGTGCCGATTGGGCACATCACCAACGGGATTCATTTGCTGGGGTGGATGAAGGGGCCGGTGCGGCGGTTTTGGCGGCGGAAATTGACGAGCGTGGTGGAGGCGGGGCCGACGGGGGGCGAGACCACGAGTTTCTGGGTGCAGAAGCCGCCGGCGAACTGGGAGGAGCAGATCAATGATCCGGCGTTCTGGCAGAAGATGCTGGATCCCCATTTTATTTCGGACGAGGAAATCTGGGCGTTGCGGTACCGGCTGCGGCGGGAGCTGATTGAATTTGCGCGGCGGCGGTTGTTGATCCAGGGGCAGCGTTTTACGCAGCGGGATTTTATTGAGTACGATCAACTGCTGAATCCGGATGCGCTGACGATAGGCTTTGCGCGGCGATTTGCGACGTACAAGCGGGCGCCGTTGATTTTCCAGCAGTTCGACAACATCGTCAAGCTGTGCAAGGACAAGTCGCGGCCAATCCAGTTTATTTTTGCGGGCAAGGCGCATCCGCGGGATGACGAGGGGAAGCGGTTTATTCAGCACATCATCCATTTGAGCAAGTTCAGCGATTTGAAGGGGCATCTGGTGTTCATTGAGAATTATGATGTGCATGTGGCGCGGCAGATGGTGTCGGGGTGTGATGTGTGGTTGAACAATCCGCGGCGGCCGCTGGAGGCCTCGGGGACGAGCGGGCAGAAGGCGGGGTGCCACGGGTGCCTGAATCTGAGCATCATGGATGGGTGGTGGCGGGAGGGGTATGACGGGACGAATGGATTTGCCATAGGGGATGATTCGCATCCGGACAATGTGGAGGAGCAGGATCGGCGGGACGCGGAGAATTTGTACAAGGTGCTGACGACGCAGGTGATTCCGTGTTTTTACAACCGGGATTCGGCGGGGCTGCCGCGCAAGTGGATTCAGATGATCCGGCGGGCCATGGCGACGCTGGTGCCCAAGTACACGACGTGGCGGATGGTGCAGGAGTACGTTGAAAAGTATTACCAAATCCACTGAGGCGGAGCGGGCGGCGGGCGCGGCTGAAGCCCCCGCGTTGCAGGCGCTGAGTCGCGAAGAATTGCTGGCGGTGGTGCAGGAGGCCGGCGAGCCGGCGTACCGGGCGGATCAGATATTGGAGTGGTTGTATCGCCGGCGGGTGGAGGGGTGGGAGGCGATGACGAATCTGCCGAAGCGCCTGCGGGCGCGGCTGGGGGAGATGCTGCCGGTGCGTCCGCTGCGGCTGGTGCGGGTGCAGGGGAGCGCGGATGCGACGCGGAAGTTTTTGTGGCGGCTGGGGGATGGGGCGCTGGTGGAGAGCGTGCTGATACCGGCCAATCCGGCGTTGT
This genomic interval from Verrucomicrobiia bacterium contains the following:
- the glgP gene encoding alpha-glucan family phosphorylase is translated as MAKPPLTASELTELTVGLNRLARNLWWTWNQEAQEIFSELSPRGWQNLYHNAVAVLHEISDYELKVRLQDHDFAERVRRVLAHFQAYLNEKNTWAAQHAPEFSAHPVAYFCAEFGFHETLPIAAGGLGVLAGDHAKAASDLGLGFVGVSLFYREGYFQQAINQDNWQTEYYANLNPRNLPMEPVLNARGEPLTGMVRIAMSEVLFQAWRVNVGRCVVYLLDTNLPENEPHFRDLTLRVYGGDSTTRIMQEILLGVGGVRLLRALGIQPSVFHMNEGHAAFLTLELIREKMAAGALFADALAATRQECIFTTHTPVEAGHDRFSPDLMSYVGQQFLHNLHLTLPELMALGRVHPEDPKEPFCMTVLALKCSRAANGVSELHGQVSRRMWHCLYPDRPVEEVPIGHITNGIHLLGWMKGPVRRFWRRKLTSVVEAGPTGGETTSFWVQKPPANWEEQINDPAFWQKMLDPHFISDEEIWALRYRLRRELIEFARRRLLIQGQRFTQRDFIEYDQLLNPDALTIGFARRFATYKRAPLIFQQFDNIVKLCKDKSRPIQFIFAGKAHPRDDEGKRFIQHIIHLSKFSDLKGHLVFIENYDVHVARQMVSGCDVWLNNPRRPLEASGTSGQKAGCHGCLNLSIMDGWWREGYDGTNGFAIGDDSHPDNVEEQDRRDAENLYKVLTTQVIPCFYNRDSAGLPRKWIQMIRRAMATLVPKYTTWRMVQEYVEKYYQIH